A region of the Echeneis naucrates chromosome 15, fEcheNa1.1, whole genome shotgun sequence genome:
TCTGCATGGGTCTCCACCAGGTACCCTGGtatcctcccacagtccaaagccATACATATCTAGGTTGATTGGTCactgtaaattgtctgtaggcctgaatgtgagtgtgagtggttatttgtctctgtttgtctctgtgtgttggctgtactatagactggtgacctctccagggtgtaccgTGCCCTCGCCCAGAGCATCTGCTGGAATTGACAATTTGttggaggtttttcttttgtcaatgAGCGTGTTCCGGTCAAGGTTCTGTGACCAGGAGGCTGAGATGGTCACTCGTCAAAAGCTTCaaccttcattttcatttcaagaaGTTACATCTGGACAGCTGCTTCTTCAGGACACACAGCAGTTATCTCTGGCCCCACCCTTTAGAGGACATTGCCTAAGAAATGTGAAGTAAAATGAGGATTTCGTTTTGAGTAACCAGCCAGCTGAGTCTGCTCTTATTATTGTAGTTGTAAAGTGGGGTTCCTGTCACCTAGCAACGCCAAACAATTTTCATGAAAAACCTGAGGGCAGTCAGAGTGGTTAAAACATGCAACAATTCAGCCCAGAAGCTCCCAGATTTTACTCCTAAACTGCATTTCCTGACGTTCTATGATttctttatgaaaaaaataaagacccTTGGTTTTAAAAGTTGTACTAAACTGTGCTGAGCCACATCcgtacatcctggacaggttggcagtccatcacagggccaacacacagagaccaacaaacactcacactcagacctacatacagtttagagtcaccagttagcccaaatatgatgtctttggatggtgggaagaaaccagagtgCCCGAACCTGCAACTTTGTTGTTGTagggtgacagcgctaaccactgccccgccgtgctgccccagcAGTGTTATTTAAAAGGTTAATTTCAGGATAGCTTGGGCATTGAAGGATTTACCCTTTGCATTCTTTGTTGTCCTGGTTCTTTGGTCAGAGATTGGCTTACTTCGAGCCAACAATCATTGATGATTCTGTTGTGTGATGTTAAATTAATGATGAAATGTTAGGTAATCAgactcactgatctttgtccaAAACACAGAAGGAATCCAGGAAGGGAAAGTTAGCAGCAATGCTCTCAAAGTCCTCTTGAGAAATGTAGCCATCATGGTCATGGTCATAATTCCTGAACACAGACTTCCCAAATcccaacaggaaacagattaCTCCAACAAAGTTCCACACATACTGGGGTTATTTGAGACAGGATATTGTCTACTCACATCCACCACTTTCCTGATGTGTTTATTGACGACGGATGGGTCTGGTTTGGTGGTGACACCGGAGGCCCAGTCCAGTGGAGCTAGGGGCTTATTGGGAGTTGTTGGAGAGGTAGGCTACGAAGAAGGACACATATGCACAGGACTTAGGCTATGCATACTCTTGGTACAAAGTATTACGGTACAGTACAAAACTCTCTTTAGCTGGTGAAAAccttttaaagtaaaaatctgATACAAACagattataatatataaatatccaTCTGAAACTTACCAATGATTTGGGATTACGTGGTTCCCTCAGTAATGACAACTCATAAATCTCATCTTCTGTGTAGTAAAGGTCTAAAGAAAGCTGAAAATACAAAGCTTTTGGATgaacattgtaaaaaaaaaaatgtttagttgTTGTACAttgtttcactttctctcttttgacTCTGAAACAATGACTATATTTCCAATACAGccatttttgagctataaaaaCTCACAAGACCTTAcaaaataaagttgtgtgtAAACAGCAGAGCTATGTAAGGATCATCACACATAAATATCCCATATATATCACATATCACATCAAGTAATGTGTAATGCGTAAATGGAAAACTAGAGTCACAAGAATCAATCCTTGGGCAACCTTACAGGTTATTTTGGAAATTATGAATGTGCTTTGGTAATGTAAAATGCTTATGTATGAACATGCTCAATTTTCTAGTATTGTTTTAGCAGGTGTCATGGTATGCTGTGATGGATAAAATTGTAGGTGCAATATTCTTCCATGTAAGTATTATGATTTTATTAGGATTTATGTTTTCCCCAATAAAGCCTCTAGGCTTCATCATCGTAATTTCTCCTGTCTATGATAAATTTAAAAGTCactaataataattacattaacaaaaacaactaaaattgACAGCTTAGGATGTGCTTTAATGGTCTTGTCTGGGTGGTGTCACTCTTACAGTTACGCTTACAATAAATATGTTTGACTTGTATATGTGTGTACGATGTGATACACGCTGACCCCTCTGACATCAAGTCATCACATATTCCTTTGAGAAAattgatgtaaacacacagaagaaaatggtGGTTAGGGTCCCAGCGGCCTCtccttgatgatgaaaatattgattCTTTTGTTGGGTTTGTAATCACCACATTCATGGATTCACTTATTGGGTGACATATAATCTCACACCTACGGTTCCTTGAAGCAGCTGACCTCTCACCGTTAGCAAGTAGATCAGGTCCATGTTGGGCTCCACTTGCACTGCTGCACTCTGCAGTGACACCAGCTCATTAAAGGTCATGTAGAGCTGATTCATCTTCACCAGGTTCACCTTGTTGCTGTCATCAACCCAATCAGGGAAGACCACGTGCACTGCAATCAGGTCCTTGAGATGCACACCCAGGATGGGGATTTTAAAGCCATTGCACATGCTGAAAGCCTTCCGGTAGCAGGAGTAGTTGTTGCTGGAGGACACCAGCTCTGTCATCTCACGCCAGATCTAAAGCAGGAGAGGAAACCAGGCTGAGATCCAAATATACATTTAATGAGTACTGCCTTTGAGAGTGTGGATCAACAAAGTGTTTGATTTCCATGTGGAGCCAAGCAAATCAGAGATGCTAATTTGTCTTTATGTTTTAGTGCTTTTCTCATTGTAATAACAGATAGCAGCtcatgaaataagaaaaaaactaGTCTGACCTTTGAATGAGAAACTATGGCTTTGACATCATCCACTGGAAACAATAGGCATTTCTAATGTGGAGACATGACTCTCGACATCACTAGCAAAGATTGAGGATTAAAATTTATAGACAGACGCTCAGAAGTAAAGCAAAAATACTTAATTCAAGGGAAATTCCATAAGCATAAATCACAGCAGCAATGCTTAATGGGTCAGATGGATCCATATCTTAACAAACCTCTACAGTCTACTCTCTAGGGACTGAATGAAGTCATTGTCAGATTGAACCAAATCAGGACTTGTTATAAAGCTGTGACTCTCTACTTTGAGGAGAAAAAGCTCCAATCACCATGGAACCCTTGCCCTCTTAAGAAGATGTGATTTTTGGAAGCTTATACACTTTGATGGGCCTAGAGGAGGTCACTGACTCTGCAGAGTTGATTTCCTTATGCTGCTCCTTTCACAATTtctagtttttcattttctcccagaAATAATTCAGTTTAATTCAGAGTTTATATTACTGTTGAAATCTCTGTGCGTGTGTACATATGAAAGGGCTGACTCCTCTCACCTTAAAAACTTCTGGAGCCAGATGCGAGTGAGTCTCCTTAAGGCGAGATATGGCGCTGTGGCTTAGCCCTCCCACCACCGCCATCAGAGTGTTGAagttctgcagctgcaggagtTTCTGTTGAGATACAGAAAGGAATTTTGTTCTCCACTTCTTATCTGATCAAATGTATTTGCTGTCTTAATCCAAAAGCCTAGTGAGATGGCTGAGACATCAACAGCccattaaaaattatttattgtgtggCTGGTGCATCCCACTGAAAATAGGACTTTCTTTTgtgaaatgtttcctgttttaaaaatataaatatgccGATATTGTTGGGTCAATGGGGCAGGCTTTAGCTGGGTTTCTCCACCAGAGCATGCTGGAACAAAGCTGACCCAAGAGAGCATTGAGCAGGTGCTTAGGGAGGTccagaagacagaggaggaaatctGCCATGTGAAGGCTGTAGCCATGAGGAAACAGGGCAGCTGGACAAAGTGGAAGGGAGAACAAGGAAGGGCGATGACTTTGACATCTAGATCATGTAAGGATACCAGATAAAGTTTTTGCTGTGTTCTGTGTCCGACCTTCTCCATCAAACCTCCACACATAGATGGCATCGGATGGACTCCACTTTGTACAATTTGTGAGGACAGGACAGACCATTGCAGCAGGAGGACCAAGGAGCGAAGGGATCCTGGCCTCAGCGAATGACTGGGAGATGCAAGTAAACCTAAAAAAGCGGCTCATATTCCCAGAGGAAATGGCACAGACCAGAATTTGTTCTCTGGTCTAGAGGTACCAAGCAGGTGGTGCTCATGGAGCGAAGAGTACCCTGGGAAGAGAGGACGGAGGAGGCACATAAACGCAAGCTAAAGAAATATCAAGCTCTGATCCTCATGAGCCAGCAAAATGAATGGCAGACCTGCAACTTCACCATGGAAGTTGACTGCAGGGGTTTTGCTGGACAGTCACTGGGGATTAAAGGGGCGACAAGAATGTCATTGATAGGCAATGTCATGAAGCAGGCTGAAATGGCATCCCAATGAATCTGGATAGAGCGTATGTGGTGGCAGTCATCCAGGTGAAGGGATGGCTTAGAGTTGGGTGGTGGTCAGTGGGGGCAGATCCAgggtgctggagctgctgtCGAACCCCCCGAAGTGTTGTGGGCTTAAATGACGAAACACTAGTGAAGCCCACCTAAAGATCTGTTGTATCCACCCAACTCTCTAGCCCAGTCGAGTCACAGGGCCAAGTACTCCAGGTGGGGCCctgaggaaagaagaaaaggagagagcgatgctgctggctgctggccCACCGATGGTGCAGGGCGGGGTACCTGGCTCAGGTGTGATGTCCAATCGTATGTTTTAAATATAAGACTGTGAGCCTTTTCCCTTGCCGAACAAAGCTTGAAGTTTTGGGTTGTAGTCTCAATGACAGCTGGTCATCTGACATTCAAAAGCATGTGCGAATAAGAGGAAGTTGGGTGTACCTGTTGGTTGAATCTCTAGCTGCTGCATCTCAACAAGTCTTCATTATGAACGCTTTAGTTTAGGGTTTTGTCTTGAACTTCTTGAACAGAAATCCATCCATCAGTGTTACAGCACTCACAGAGTAACCAGCCAAAGACTTGATCAACCCAGTGATACAGTCCATTATATTCTGTGTAGCACTCTGTTCTATGCTTTCATGACAGACACCAGTCAGTTCTGATGGAGGAGTGCATCACCAATaacatttaaaagctttttctaATAGGGTACATAATTTTGTTATCAATTGAAACAACAAAGTGGACTCATACTGTTGGAAACGATAATCAGTTTGGTGTCTTGAGATAAAATGTCTATCGTCAAAGAGCCATAGTTAGAAGTGATGAGAGGCTAGAGAAGTAGCACAACATCTCGAGCACTTTTTTCTGCAAGTAGTGTTGGCTGAGGCGAGGACACGACACTGCAAATCCCCCATCCAACTCACATCAGATGGAGCCTTTATTGTATCTCTGTCACCCCACTGcacactctgtctctcttgaGTCACATCTACAAAATTCTACTTTTGTATTTGTCTGGTTGAACAGTGAGTAGGCCAGTTCTGCTTCTGGCTGATGAACGGGATCCTCAATAGACATGTAGGACGGTTTCTTCAGCACCAAGTTCTGGAACACTGATTACAGCTGATGCTAAGACCCGCACCTGGTATGGCACCAccattaatgtaaaaatgtgacatagcactttcattttttaacaaGAGCTGTATAAATCCAGCCCATTCAAATACCCAACTACTAGCTGTCTTACTTGAGCCACGTGGATGTATTTGGTGATGACATCCGCTCGGGTCTGAGGGGTGAGCTTGCTGAGCACCATGAGCTGGACCCACTGCGAGACCCCATTGAACAGAGCAATTGAGCGCTCCAGGGTTGGGTTGTCCACTAGATATCCATGGATTACATAACTCTGGTAATCAGTGAACTGGGGGCAAGAGGAAAGATCAGGTGTCGTGGTCCGAAGAATTGTGCCTCTAAAGCCTGCATTCAATAGCAAGATAGCACAAGATTATATCTTAATTTTATAAACAGTCCAATTAtaggaaaatagaccataaagcagatTATGTGTTAGGGGATGTGATTAACAGACTGTACCAAAACCGGTGGCCTGCCCGAAGAAGCAAAGTTCATGCCACCTTCCCCTTCCAGTATGACTTATCTCTAACCCATAGACAGTGTAAAAAGCCAGACATCAGCATGCCTTACTGCAGATGGTTAGATGGTTACTACAGATAGaatcattacataaatcattaaaacagtaataataatagaattaattaaaaactaaaaaaaaaaacaacagataaaatactttcagttgtcatttgcacacctaaatagaactgttttcagcctggatttaaagGTAGTCAGAGTTGAGGTCtgtctcacatcttctgaaagactgACTTTAGCTGCATAAAACTGGAATGTAGCCTCACCATGTTTAATCTTGACTCTGGGTaccaccaggagaccactcccTGTAGTCCTCAGAGCCTGAGATGGTTCATATGGCTCTAGCATGTCAGAGATGTACGTTGGtgctagaccatgaagagacttgtagacaaacagagctgttttaaagtctattctctGAGTGACAGGAAGCCATTGCAGAGACCTGAACGCTGGACTAATATGGGCATATTTCCTGGTTCAAGTCCCATATTTTCTGGACtcgagcagcagcattctggatgtaCTGCAACTGTCTTACAGCTCATTTAGCGAGTCCAGTGAGCAGGTCATTACAGTGGTCTAACCTGCTGGAGACAAACGCATGGAACAGTCTCTCCAAGTCTGGTTTAGACACTATTCTTTTGATTCTGGCAATGTTTTTTAgatgataaaaagctgctgatgttattgatttaatgtggctgtCTGAGTCAGGTCTGAGTCAAAAATTACCCCGAGATTTCTAACCTGATTGTTAGGATTTAGAGAATCTCGAAGTGACTGATAACCCTTTTTCTATTGTTTCTGTACACCACAGACAATGACGTCAAATTGTCTGAGTTTACTGGAGAAAATTGTTTTGCATCCACACACTGATCTGTTCGATGCAGTGACAGAGTGTATCTATAGGCCCATGTTCACCTGGTGACACGTAGATCTGAATGTCATCTGCATAGTTGTGGTAGGACACATTATAAATGCGTATTAGCTGGCCTAATGGAAGCATGTACAGATTAAATAATATGGGTCCCAGAATTGACCCCTGGGGAACCCCACAGGTCATAACCATTTGGTCTGAGGCACAGTTGCCTATTTGTCCTCGAGATAGGAATTAAACCAGTTTAGAGCAGTACCAGAGATTCCCACCCAGTTTTCTAACCTCTGTAATAAGATCACATGGTCAGCTCTGTCAAAGGCAGCACTCAGGTCGAGCAGAACTAAGACTGAAACtttgcctgtgtctgtgttcagtcGGATATCATTAGTTACCTTGATCAGAGCTGTCTCAGTACTGTGGTGAGACCTAAAGCCTGATTGGAAAGTATCAAAAACACTATTAGACAGGAGAAAGTCAGTAAGTTGTTGGTATGATATGGGCCAATAGTTGTTCAGTACTGTGGCACCAAGACTGCTCTTCTTTAGAAGAGGCTTGATGACAGCAGTTTTTAAGGCCTTTGGAAATGTTCCAGTCTTAAGTGAGATGTTGACTAGTTGGGCAAGTTGTGGTAACAATCTGCTCAGCACAGGCTTTAGAAATCAAGTGAGTAACTCATCAAGGCAACACGTTGATGGACTCAGACTGCAGATAATCGCTTTGACTGTTTTGCCAGTGACAGGTATGAAATGTGTCAGCTCTAAGTGTCTGGCTTGATGCAGGGTAGTTATTTGTGTTGTGGAAGTTATTGCATTTCTAATTCCTTGAACTTTGTTGTTAAAGAATATTGCAAACTCATTACACTTAGATGTAGATATTAGATCTAAGGGCCATGAAACTGGAGGGTTTGTTAAACTGTTTACTGTAGCAAACAGGACATGAGAGTTGTTACTGCAGTTTGGGATGATTTTCGAAAAGTAACTCTTACTCATTCTACGCAAGGTTTGGTTGAACACACATAGCTTTTCTTTATAAATCTCGTAATGAATCTGAAGCTTTGACTTATGCTATTTCCGTTTGGCTCTCTGGCATTCCTTTTTCTGTGCCCTGACCAAACCTTCTTTActttattataatataatgacataaaatatgtcaaataaatgttgatATCTGTTTACAATATGagctaaaaacatttaaatttgattattttttgagCTGTGTCATTCACAGGCCTTAGACAGCATTTGAGCTGTATGAGTCTGTGAGGCTCTGTGCTAGTCTGTGAAGTTTTATGTAAGTCTGTGGAGTTCTGCGTGACTCTGTGAGGATCTGTGTGAGCCCATGTGAGACAGACCGATATCCTGCGGATAGACTTGAAGTCCAGGAAGGTGAGATGTTCAGCCAGCTCCATCGGCTCCAGGTGGTCAAATAGCAGAGAAGCCTTTCCTTTCTTGGCTTGCTTTCTCCGCTGAGTCAGCTTCCGCATCCAATCATATGATGGACTGCAGGGAGAACCATTAATCACTCAGCACAATCCATAGAGTGCCATGGCATATTACCTGTTTGGAGCTAATAGACTGATGCTGAGTCACTAGAGTAAGGACTGATGTTATAATATGAGAAATTATTCATGTCCTATACATTCTTCTGGATACATGTGATAGCTTACATGGTGGAGATGTCTATGAGCTTGAAATGCTCCTCACAGCCAAGCTGAGCAGCCAGGTCTCTGAACTCCTCTGTGATCCTGATCAGACCCAGGTCAAGGTTGAACTCTGCAGGGAACGTCACTATCcagtacctgaacacacatactcacattTACAGTCCTACAGCAAACCTGACCCTGACACAAGAACCAGTTGAAAACCTGGGAAACCTTTAACTTGGAAAattttatatacatacatacatatacatatacatatacaaccagaataaatacagataaaggggatgaagatgagtgagtgagtgaatgagtgtgtgaaaCTTAACTATGTTACTACAGTGAAATGTTTAACTTAGGTGAAGCTGGCTTTGGCAGGTGTGAAAATGTCTGAACAGTAATGGTCTGGgatgagtctgtgtgagtctgtgggagtctgtgtgggtctgtgtgagtctgtgaggGTCTGAGTGAATCTGTGTGGGTCTGAGTGaatctgtgtgggtctgtgttgGTCTGCGTAAGTCTGTgaggatctgtgtgtgtccgtgggGGTCTGTGCGGGTCTGTGAGGAtctgtgtgaatctgtgtgggtctgtgttgGTCTGCGTAAGTCTGTgaggatctgtgtgtgtccgtgggGGTCTGTGCGGGTCTGTGAGGAtctgtgtgaatctgtgtgggtctgtgtaaGTCTGTGAGAATCTGTATAAGTCTGTGAGGATCCCGTGTGGGTCTGTGTAAGTCTGTGAGgatctgtgtgagtctgtgtgggtctgtgtgggtttgtgtgagtctgtgtggtctgtgtaAGTCTGTGAGAATCTGTGTAAGTCTGTGAGgatctgtgtgggtctgtgtaattctgtgaggatctgtgtgaggctgtgtgggtctgtgtggatttgtgtgagtctgtgaggaTCCTGTGTGGGTCTATGTAAGTCTGTGAGGATCTGTGTGAggctgtgtgggtctgtgtgggtctgtgtgggtttgtgtaaGTCTGTGGCggtctgtgtgggtctgtgtgagtctgtgagggtctgtgtgggtctgtgttgGTCTGCGCAAGTCTGTGAGGGTCTGTGTGAGTCCGTGGGAGTCTGTGCGagtctgtgtggtctgtgtaAGTCTGTGAGAATCTGTGTAAGTCTGTGAGGAtcctgtgtgggtctgtgtaaGTCTGTGAGGATCTGTGTGAGGCTGTGTGGGTCCGCGTGGGTCTGTGTCGGTTTGTGTAAGTCTGTGGgggtctgtgtgggtctgtgttgGTCTGCGCAAGTCTGTGAGGGTCTGTGTGAGTCCGTGGGAGTCTGTGCgagtctgtgtgggtctgtgagAATCTGTGAGAACCTGAGTTAGTCTGTGAGgatctgtgtgggtctgtgtggaTCTGCGTgagtctgtgtgggtctgtgttgGTCTGCGTAAGTCTGTGAGGatatgtgtgagtctgtgtgggtctgtgtaaGTCTGTGAGAATCTGTGTAAGTCTGTGAGgatctgtgtgggtctgtgtgggtttgtgtgggtttgtgtaagtctgtgaggatctgtgtgggtctgtgtgggtctgtgtgggtttgtgtgggtttgtgtaagtctgtgaggatctgtgtgggtctgtgtgggtttgtgtgggtttgtgtgagtctgtgggGGTCTGCGtgggtctgtgtgagtctgtgtgagtctgtgtgagtctgtgtgggtctgtgtgggtgtgtgtggttCTGTGAGAATCTGTGTAAGTCTGTGAGgatctgtgtgggtctgtgtgggtttgtgtgggtttgtgaggatctgtgtgagtctgtgtgggtttgtgtgagTCTGCGAGgatctgtgtgggtctgtgtaaGTCTGTGAGGGTCTATGTGggtctgtgtcagtctgtgggaatctgtgtgagtctgtgtgagtctgtgtgggtctgtgtgggtctgtgtgagt
Encoded here:
- the rasgrp3 gene encoding ras guanyl-releasing protein 3 isoform X1 translates to MGSSTLGKAASLDVLLEECIQAFDDCGELQANLLPRSLLLMHRWYVTSSDLAGKLLMMYRDCRGDNCQRIRLKICYLMRYWIVTFPAEFNLDLGLIRITEEFRDLAAQLGCEEHFKLIDISTIPSYDWMRKLTQRRKQAKKGKASLLFDHLEPMELAEHLTFLDFKSIRRISFTDYQSYVIHGYLVDNPTLERSIALFNGVSQWVQLMVLSKLTPQTRADVITKYIHVAQKLLQLQNFNTLMAVVGGLSHSAISRLKETHSHLAPEVFKIWREMTELVSSSNNYSCYRKAFSMCNGFKIPILGVHLKDLIAVHVVFPDWVDDSNKVNLVKMNQLYMTFNELVSLQSAAVQVEPNMDLIYLLTLSLDLYYTEDEIYELSLLREPRNPKSLPTSPTTPNKPLAPLDWASGVTTKPDPSVVNKHIRKVVDSVFRNYDHDHDGYISQEDFESIAANFPFLDSFCVLDKDQDGLISKDEMMAYFLRANPLLQCKMGPGFIHNFQEMTYLKPTFCEHCAGFLWGIIKQGYKCKDCGVNCHKQCRELLVLACRKLIHSGSMGSVSPSRLTHSSLPSSPALPTCKDEDEVFEFPAVTSASPALNTQSITLMTGSAQRISVRLQRATTSQATQTELLWPDHSWGGTDCGSHTFPKMKYRTHWRTSKNKGFAFWENQKEHQVATSKCSVDSQRTVGASGDPIRNGMTLRGEDS
- the rasgrp3 gene encoding ras guanyl-releasing protein 3 isoform X3; its protein translation is MGSSTLGKAASLDVLLEECIQAFDDCGELQANLLPRSLLLMHRWYVTSSDLAGKLLMMYRDCRGDNCQRIRLKICYLMRYWIVTFPAEFNLDLGLIRITEEFRDLAAQLGCEEHFKLIDISTIPSYDWMRKLTQRRKQAKKGKASLLFDHLEPMELAEHLTFLDFKSIRRISKLLQLQNFNTLMAVVGGLSHSAISRLKETHSHLAPEVFKIWREMTELVSSSNNYSCYRKAFSMCNGFKIPILGVHLKDLIAVHVVFPDWVDDSNKVNLVKMNQLYMTFNELVSLQSAAVQVEPNMDLIYLLTLSLDLYYTEDEIYELSLLREPRNPKSLPTSPTTPNKPLAPLDWASGVTTKPDPSVVNKHIRKVVDSVFRNYDHDHDGYISQEDFESIAANFPFLDSFCVLDKDQDGLISKDEMMAYFLRANPLLQCKMGPGFIHNFQEMTYLKPTFCEHCAGFLWGIIKQGYKCKDCGVNCHKQCRELLVLACRKLIHSGSMGSVSPSRLTHSSLPSSPALPTCKDEDEVFEFPAVTSASPALNTQSITLMTGSAQRISVRLQRATTSQATQTELLWPDHSWGGTDCGSHTFPKMKYRTHWRTSKNKGFAFWENQKEHQVATSKCSVDSQRTVGASGDPIRNGMTLRGEDS
- the rasgrp3 gene encoding ras guanyl-releasing protein 3 isoform X2 — protein: MGSSTLGKAASLDVLLEECIQAFDDCGELQANLLPRSLLLMHRWYVTSSDLAGKLLMMYRDCRGDNCQRIRLKICYLMRYWIVTFPAEFNLDLGLIRITEEFRDLAAQLGCEEHFKLIDISTIPSYDWMRKLTQRRKQAKKGKASLLFDHLEPMELAEHLTFLDFKSIRRISFTDYQSYVIHGYLVDNPTLERSIALFNGVSQWVQLMVLSKLTPQTRADVITKYIHVAQKLLQLQNFNTLMAVVGGLSHSAISRLKETHSHLAPEVFKIWREMTELVSSSNNYSCYRKAFSMCNGFKIPILGVHLKDLIAVHVVFPDWVDDSNKVNLVKMNQLYMTFNELVSLQSAAVQVEPNMDLIYLLTLSLDLYYTEDEIYELSLLREPRNPKSLPTSPTTPNKPLAPLDWASGVTTKPDPSVVNKHIRKVVDSVFRNYDHDHDGYISQEDFESIAANFPFLDSFCVLDKDQANPLLQCKMGPGFIHNFQEMTYLKPTFCEHCAGFLWGIIKQGYKCKDCGVNCHKQCRELLVLACRKLIHSGSMGSVSPSRLTHSSLPSSPALPTCKDEDEVFEFPAVTSASPALNTQSITLMTGSAQRISVRLQRATTSQATQTELLWPDHSWGGTDCGSHTFPKMKYRTHWRTSKNKGFAFWENQKEHQVATSKCSVDSQRTVGASGDPIRNGMTLRGEDS